In Streptomyces capitiformicae, one genomic interval encodes:
- a CDS encoding DoxX family protein, which translates to MSETTAPVTRVAASGANGTARSRRARISLSALQIVLALFYALASALPKLIAHPSAAESFETLGWGSAGMYTIGALELAGAIGLVIPVLAPVAAGALGALMVGAFITQVAVFDGEYAATPLILMVPLVVIAWARRQDAAGLVRLVRREA; encoded by the coding sequence ATGTCCGAGACCACCGCTCCCGTCACCCGAGTCGCCGCCTCCGGCGCGAACGGCACCGCTCGTAGCAGGCGTGCCCGGATCTCGTTGAGCGCTCTGCAGATCGTGCTCGCGCTCTTCTACGCGCTCGCGAGCGCGCTGCCCAAGCTGATCGCGCACCCGTCGGCCGCCGAGTCCTTCGAGACGCTCGGCTGGGGCAGCGCGGGGATGTACACCATCGGCGCGCTCGAACTGGCCGGGGCGATCGGGCTGGTGATCCCCGTGCTGGCCCCGGTCGCGGCGGGGGCGTTGGGCGCGCTGATGGTGGGGGCGTTCATCACCCAGGTCGCCGTCTTCGACGGGGAGTACGCGGCGACTCCGCTCATCCTGATGGTCCCGCTCGTCGTGATCGCGTGGGCGCGGCGCCAGGACGCGGCCGGGCTGGTGCGGCTCGTACGACGGGAGGCGTGA